A section of the Metabacillus endolithicus genome encodes:
- a CDS encoding ArsB/NhaD family transporter: MLTTLTVIIFLITYFVIMTEKIDRALAAGLGGVAMLIVGIYDINKAFLTYIDWNTISLLFAMMLIVIITSQTGVFEFVAIIMAKVVKGRPIPLLIVISTLTAIGSAFLANVTMVLLLVPIILTIVRMLDIPAIPYLITIIIASNIGGTATLIGDPPNIMIGQAVEHLTFNAFITHLSPIVLIIYGVVLIYLIAIYWPKLQVDTIDQKKLASIKASNYLKLTPALPKSIFVLLMTIAGFVLNPILHIDLTSVALAGALLLLLLTHDEYKPDEVFKQVEWGTLFFFVGLFMLIGGLEEVGVIDELARGMVFYTEGDLPKTSMLILWMTGILSGFVDNIPFVAAMIPMIIEFKDYGMTNLDPLWWSLALGACLGGNGTLLGASSNLVVAGLAAKEKEHINFIEFLKVGFPIVIISLGISSVYVYFRYLLNFTM; this comes from the coding sequence ATGCTTACCACTTTAACAGTTATCATCTTTCTTATTACTTATTTTGTTATAATGACGGAAAAAATTGATCGTGCTTTAGCGGCTGGTTTGGGTGGAGTCGCTATGCTTATTGTTGGAATTTATGATATAAACAAGGCATTTCTTACGTACATAGATTGGAATACAATTTCGCTGTTATTCGCGATGATGCTGATTGTCATTATTACAAGTCAAACAGGTGTATTTGAGTTTGTAGCAATTATAATGGCTAAAGTAGTAAAAGGGAGGCCTATTCCACTTCTTATTGTTATCTCTACGTTAACAGCTATTGGATCAGCTTTTCTTGCAAATGTGACGATGGTGCTTCTACTTGTTCCAATTATCCTTACAATCGTGAGAATGTTAGATATACCAGCCATTCCTTATCTAATTACAATTATTATCGCTTCAAATATTGGTGGAACAGCTACACTAATTGGAGATCCTCCAAATATCATGATTGGTCAAGCAGTTGAGCATTTAACGTTCAATGCTTTTATTACTCATTTAAGTCCAATTGTGTTGATTATCTATGGAGTTGTTTTGATTTACTTAATCGCGATTTATTGGCCAAAGCTTCAGGTTGACACGATTGATCAAAAAAAGCTAGCGTCGATTAAGGCGAGTAACTATCTAAAACTAACACCGGCGTTACCAAAGTCCATTTTCGTTTTACTTATGACTATTGCTGGCTTTGTCTTAAATCCTATTTTACACATTGATCTTACGAGTGTTGCATTAGCAGGGGCATTATTGTTATTATTGCTTACTCACGATGAATACAAGCCTGATGAGGTTTTTAAACAAGTTGAATGGGGAACATTATTTTTCTTCGTAGGATTATTTATGTTAATTGGCGGGCTTGAAGAAGTAGGGGTTATTGATGAGCTTGCACGTGGAATGGTATTTTACACAGAGGGTGATTTACCTAAAACATCAATGCTTATTTTATGGATGACAGGTATTTTATCAGGTTTTGTTGATAATATCCCTTTTGTAGCAGCAATGATTCCGATGATTATCGAGTTTAAAGATTACGGAATGACAAATTTAGATCCTTTATGGTGGTCTTTGGCATTAGGAGCTTGCTTAGGAGGAAACGGGACATTATTAGGTGCAAGCTCTAATTTAGTTGTTGCGGGACTTGCAGCAAAGGAAAAAGAGCATATCAATTTTATCGAATTTCTTAAAGTTGGTTTTCCAATCGTTATTATCTCACTTGGTATCTCCTCTGTTTACGTTTATTTTCGATATCTTCTAAACTTTACGATGTAG
- a CDS encoding TIGR04086 family membrane protein, whose amino-acid sequence METKQWGKAILYGLITIFVMALATSLVFSLLLKFTDLTESSITWVLLGLSILALFIGGFVAGGNGKEKGWLIGGITALLFSLIILLFKFLGHGEIFTMEELMYHGGFLLVAMLGGIFGVNVSSSRAAK is encoded by the coding sequence GTGGAAACAAAACAATGGGGTAAAGCAATCCTTTATGGACTTATCACCATCTTTGTTATGGCTTTAGCCACAAGCCTAGTATTTTCTTTATTATTAAAGTTTACCGATTTAACAGAATCATCAATTACATGGGTGCTTTTAGGTTTGTCGATTCTGGCCTTATTTATCGGTGGCTTTGTTGCCGGAGGAAATGGAAAGGAAAAAGGCTGGCTTATCGGAGGGATTACCGCCCTGCTTTTCTCACTCATTATTTTATTGTTTAAATTTCTGGGCCATGGTGAAATTTTTACAATGGAAGAACTTATGTATCATGGAGGATTTTTATTAGTAGCAATGCTTGGTGGAATCTTTGGGGTTAACGTGTCTTCATCACGAGCAGCAAAATAA